The sequence below is a genomic window from Labrys wisconsinensis.
GGCCCTGGCGGCGCAGCGCATCGGTGAGGCCGTTGAGGCTGTCGCCGACCACCCCGTAGATCCGCTTCACGCCCGCGGCGGCCAGGGTGGCGGCGAACTGGTCGGCGACGGTCTCGGCCATGATGCTTCTCCGTGTCGGGCGTGGTGGGCGGCAGCTGCGCGACGGCCCCGGGCCGATGCCGGCGGGGCTCGGAGCCGTCCGGTGGAAGAGGTCAGGCGCTGCGGCCGGCCTCGAACAGAAACCAGGTCCGCCGCTCCGCCTCGTCGATCCAGGTCTCGATCAGGCTGGCGGTGGCGACGTCCTCGTATTCGTCGCATAGATCATGCGCCTCGCGCAGCCGCTGGACCAGATCCTTGTTGTCCTCGCGCAGCTCGGCCAGCATGCCGGTCGGGGTGACGAAATCGGCATCGTTGTCGGCGACGCGCTGCAGGCGGGCGATATGGCCGATGGAGCGGATGGTGGTGCCGCCGATCTTGCGCACCCGCTCGGCGATATCGTCTGTCGTGGCGAAGATCTGCTCGGCCTGCTCGTCCAGGAGGAGGTGGTAGTCGCGGAAATGCGGGCCGCTGACGTGCCAATGGAAATTCTTGGTCTTGACGTAGAGAGCGAACGTGTCGGCCAGCAGAGCGTTCATCGCGCCGGCGATGTCGCGCACCGCATTGGAGCCGAGGCTGGTGGGCGTGGCGAGCGCCGCCTTGCGGCGGGCCTTGGCGCCGGCGAGCTTGCCGTCGGCCGGGGCGTCGCTCTTGTCCTCTGAAGGCTTGGCGGAGGCTTTCTTGGCCATGGTCGTCTCCTGTCAGGGTTGTGCGCATCCGGGGCCTGTGCCGCCGGACCGTCGATGTCGAAGGGCGCTTTCGGAAGGGGAGACAGCAGGAAAGGGACCTTCGTGCCCGCGACGGCCCGGGACCGGGAACGCGCAGCCGGCGCTTCCGTTCCCGAGCCGTCGAGGCACCGAACTATCGGATTCGGTCGCGTTTCGCGCAAGAGTGGTATGCGGGTCCGGTCAAGCCGGGGCGCGCCGGTCCTCGCGCAGCATCGCCGCCCCCTTCTCCGCGATCATCAGCGTCGGGGCGTTGGTATTGCCGGACGTGATGGTGGGCATGATCGAGGCGTCGATCACCCGCAGCCCGTCGATGCCGTGCACGCGCAGGCGCGTGTCCACCACCGCGCCGGGGTCCGCCCCCATGCGGGCGGTGCCGACGGGATGGAAGATGGTGGTGCCGATGACGCCGGCGGCGGCCGCGAGCTCCTCGTCGGCGGCGAGCTCCGCCCCGGGCTTGACCTCCTCCGGCTCGTGCCGGCGCAGCGGCTCGGCCGCCAGGATGCGGCGGGTGAGGCGGATGGCGGCCACCGCCACCTGCCGGTCGCCCGATGTCGAGAGGTAGTTGGGCCGGATCGCCGGGGCGGCGTCGAAGCCCGGCGCGACGGCATGGACCGAGCCACGGCTTTCGGGCCGCAGATGGCAGACGCTGGCGGTGATGGCGGGAAAGCGGTGCAGCGGCTCGCCGAACCGGTCCAGCGACAGGGGCTGGACGTGATATTCGAGGTCGGCCGTCTCCAGCCCCGGATGGGACTTGGCGAAGGCGCCGAGCTGGCTCGGCGCCATGGCCATCGGGCCGCGCCGGCGCGAGAGATATTGCCAGGCGATGCCCGCCTTGCCGTGCCAGCTGGCGGCGACCTCGTTGAGCGTCAGGGCGTGCTTGACCCGGTAGATCAGGCGCAGCTGCAGATGGTCCTGCAGGTTCTCGCCGACGCCGGGCAGGTCGTGCGCCGGATCGATGCCGAGCTCGCGCAGCCGCCCGCCCTGGCCGATGCCGGAAAGCTCCAGGAGCTGGGGCGAGCCGACGGCGCCGGCGGCGAGCACCACCGCGCCGCGGGCCTCGGCCGCCACCGGCTCGCCGCGCAGCCGGAAGGAGATGCCGGTCGCGCGGCGGCCGTCGAGGAGCACGCGCTCGGCCTGCGCATGGGTGAGGATGCGCAGGTTGGGCCGACGCCGCGCCGGCTTGAGGAAGGCCTTGGCGGTGTTGACGCGGATGCCGCTGCGCTGGGTCACCTGGAAATAGGCGATGCCGGTGTTGTCGCCGCGGTTGAAATCCCTCACGCGCGGGATGCCGGCGGCGACCGCGGCGTCGCGGAAGGCATCGAGGATCGGCCAGTGCAGGCGCTGCTCCTCGATGCGCCATTCGCCGCCCGCCCCGTGCAGGGCGTCGGCGCCGTGGGCGAAGTCCTCGTGCTGCTTGAAATAGGGCAGCACCTCGTCCCAGCCCCAGCCGGCATTGCCGAGCTGGCGCCACTGGTCGTAGTCGCGGGCCTGGCCGCGCATGTAGATCATGCCGTTGATCGAGGAGCAGCCGCCCAGCACCTTGCCGCGGGGATAGCCGATCGCCCGGCCGCCGAGGCCCGGCTCCGGCTCGGTGCGGAAGCACCAATCGGTGCGCGGATTGCCGATGCAGTAGAGATAGCCGACCGGGATGTGGATCCAGGGATAGGTGTCGGGCCCGCCCGCCTCGAGCAGCAGCACGGTGACGCCGGGATCGGCCGACAGGCGGTTGGCGAGGAGGCACCCGGCCGTGCCGCCGCCGACGACGATATAGTCGTAGGCGCCGAGGCTTCTCCTCGCCGGCGCCGCCATGGCCGCGCCGGGCCGCTGCGCCGTGATGCCGTCCGCTCCCATCCCGCTCCGCCTCCCCGCGCGCTTCAAGACGGCGCGCCGGGCGAGACTATAGCGTGCAGCGCGGGGCCGTCGACGGGGTGCTGCCTATCAAGCCGGCGCACCGCCCATGACGAACTCGGCGCGGGAAGAACGGCCGCCTCCGCTGTGGACATTCAAGGATCGTGGTGTTCGCGTGGATGGCCGGATCAAGTCCGGCCATGACGGTCGCGGGTGGGATGACCGTTGTCGTTCTTGCCGCAACGGTTCCGTCATGGCCGGACTTGATCCGGCCATCCACGCGATCACAGGAGAGGCAGAGCAGTGCGCCACCGAGCGGGCGAGTGCGCACCAAGCAGGGGCGCGCCGACGAAACCTCGACCGTCCTGAGCCGCCCTCACAGCGCCTCCAGCGCCAGGGCGATGCCCTGGCCGCCGCCGATGCAGAGCGTGACCAGGCCACGGCGCTGGCCGTCGCGGCGCATGGCGTGGAGCAGGCGCGTCGCCAGCACCGCGCCGGTGGCGCCGATGGGGTGGCCGTGGGCGATGGCGCCGCCCTCGACATTGACAATGTCGTGCGGCAGGCCGAGCTCGCCGGCGACGGCGAGCGGGATCGCGGCATAGGCCTCGTTGATCTCGACCCGGTCGATATCGGCGAGGCGCCAGCCGGCCCGCGCCAGGGCGGTGCGCACCGCCGGCACCGGGCCGAGGCCGAACATCCCCGGCTCGACCGCCGCCACGCCATAGGCGACGAGCCGGCCGATGGGCTCGATCCCCCGCGCCTCGGCGAAGCCGCGCTCGGCCAGCACCATGGCGGCGGCGCCGGAATTGAGCCCGGGCGCATTGCCGGCGGTGATGGTGCCGTTCTCGCGGAAGGCCGGACGCAGGCCGGCGAGCACCGCGAGGGTGGTGTCGGGACGCGGGGCCTCGTCCCGGGCGAAGCGGAGCGTGCCCTTGCGGCCCTTGACCTCGACCGGAACGATCTCGGCCTCGAAGCGCCCGGCGGCCGCAGCCGCGACGAAGCGCTGCTGCGAGCGCTCGGCCCAGCGGTCCTGCGCCTCCCGCGTGATCTGCTTCTCGGCCACCAGGTCCTCGGTGTGCCAGCCGGAATGGCGGCCGGAGAAGGCGTCGTTCAGCCCGTCGAGCAGCATGCTGTCGAGGATCTCGGCATGGCCCATGCGGTAGCCCCAGCGTCCGCCCGCGACGAGATAGGGCGCCCGGTCCATGTTCTCCATGCCGCCGGCGATCATGGCCTCCGTCTGGCCGAGCCAGATCTCCTGGGCGGCCGTGACCATGGCCTGCGCGCCGGAGCCGCAGACGCGGTTGACGGTCAGGGCCGGCACGCCGACCGGCAGGCCGCCGCCGATCGCTGCCTGGCGGGCCGGGTTCATACGGTTGCCGGCCTGCACGACATGGCCCATGACCACGCCGCCGACGGCCTCCGGGGCGAGGCCGGAGCGGGCCAGGGTCTCGCGCACCACGGCGGCGCCCAGCTCGGTCGCCGGCATGGTCTTGAGGCTGCCGTCATAGGTGCCGATGGCGGTGCGCACCGCAGCGGCGATCACGACGTCGGGCATGGCATGTCCTTTCCTGGAGAGGCTCAGGCCGGCCAGCGGCGGAGGATGACGGCGGCATTGACGCCGCCGAAGCCGAAGCCGTTCGAGATGGCGTATTCGACCGGGGCTCGGCGGGCCTGCGGGCCGATCAGGTCGAGGCCCTCGGCCGCCGGATCGGGGTTGAGCAGGTTCAGGGTCGGCGGCAGCAGGCCGTCGCGCAGGGCGAGCACGGTGAACGCCGCCTCGAGCCCGCCGGCGGCGCCGAGGAGATGGCCGGTCGCCGACTTGGTGGAGGAAATCGCCGGTCCGCGCCCGGCGCCGAACACGGCGCGGATGGCGGCGAGCTCGCCGGCATCGCCCACCCCCGTCGAGGTGGCATGGGCGTTGAGATAGCCGATGGCCTCGGGCGCGAGGCCGGCCATGGCCAGCGCCGCCCGCATGGCGCGCTGCGCCCCGGCGCCGTCGGGCGGCGAGGCGGTGATGTGGTGGGCGTCGGCGCTGGTGCCGTAGCCGACCAGCTCGGCCAATGGGATTGCCCCGCGCGAGCGGGCATGGGCCAGCGTCTCGATCACCAGCACGGCGGCGCCCTCGCCCATGACGAAGCCGTCGCGGTCCCGGTCGAAG
It includes:
- a CDS encoding Dps family protein → MAKKASAKPSEDKSDAPADGKLAGAKARRKAALATPTSLGSNAVRDIAGAMNALLADTFALYVKTKNFHWHVSGPHFRDYHLLLDEQAEQIFATTDDIAERVRKIGGTTIRSIGHIARLQRVADNDADFVTPTGMLAELREDNKDLVQRLREAHDLCDEYEDVATASLIETWIDEAERRTWFLFEAGRSA
- a CDS encoding GMC family oxidoreductase — translated: MAAPARRSLGAYDYIVVGGGTAGCLLANRLSADPGVTVLLLEAGGPDTYPWIHIPVGYLYCIGNPRTDWCFRTEPEPGLGGRAIGYPRGKVLGGCSSINGMIYMRGQARDYDQWRQLGNAGWGWDEVLPYFKQHEDFAHGADALHGAGGEWRIEEQRLHWPILDAFRDAAVAAGIPRVRDFNRGDNTGIAYFQVTQRSGIRVNTAKAFLKPARRRPNLRILTHAQAERVLLDGRRATGISFRLRGEPVAAEARGAVVLAAGAVGSPQLLELSGIGQGGRLRELGIDPAHDLPGVGENLQDHLQLRLIYRVKHALTLNEVAASWHGKAGIAWQYLSRRRGPMAMAPSQLGAFAKSHPGLETADLEYHVQPLSLDRFGEPLHRFPAITASVCHLRPESRGSVHAVAPGFDAAPAIRPNYLSTSGDRQVAVAAIRLTRRILAAEPLRRHEPEEVKPGAELAADEELAAAAGVIGTTIFHPVGTARMGADPGAVVDTRLRVHGIDGLRVIDASIMPTITSGNTNAPTLMIAEKGAAMLREDRRAPA
- a CDS encoding thiolase family protein, yielding MPDVVIAAAVRTAIGTYDGSLKTMPATELGAAVVRETLARSGLAPEAVGGVVMGHVVQAGNRMNPARQAAIGGGLPVGVPALTVNRVCGSGAQAMVTAAQEIWLGQTEAMIAGGMENMDRAPYLVAGGRWGYRMGHAEILDSMLLDGLNDAFSGRHSGWHTEDLVAEKQITREAQDRWAERSQQRFVAAAAAGRFEAEIVPVEVKGRKGTLRFARDEAPRPDTTLAVLAGLRPAFRENGTITAGNAPGLNSGAAAMVLAERGFAEARGIEPIGRLVAYGVAAVEPGMFGLGPVPAVRTALARAGWRLADIDRVEINEAYAAIPLAVAGELGLPHDIVNVEGGAIAHGHPIGATGAVLATRLLHAMRRDGQRRGLVTLCIGGGQGIALALEAL